A section of the Vibrio vulnificus CMCP6 genome encodes:
- the murC gene encoding UDP-N-acetylmuramate--L-alanine ligase, with translation MTIQHKQDLAQIRAMVPEMRRVKSIHFIGIGGAGMSGIAEVLLNEGYQITGSDIAENAVTERLAQKGAKVYIGHQATNVAEASVVVVSTAINEANPEVKAAREARIPVVRRAEMLAELMRFRHGIAVAGTHGKTTTTALVTQIYSEAGLDPTFVNGGLVKSAGTNARLGSSRILIAEADESDASFLHLQPMVCIVTNIEADHMDTYGGDFETLKQTFIDFLHNLPFYGQAIVCIDDPVIRELIPRISRQVITYGFSEDADVRIENYRQEGQQGKFTVVRKDCEALDITLNIPGRHNALNAAAAIAVATEDEIGDDAILAAMVGTQGTGRRFEHLGEFETGNGNVMLVDDYGHHPTEVDVTIQAARNGWQEKRLVMIFQPHRYSRTRDLYDDFANVLEQVDVLVMLDVYAAGEKAIAGADSRSLCRTIRSRGKIDPIFVADTQQLPEVLANILQEGDLLLAQGAGDIGKVARQLAALELNISNMKAK, from the coding sequence ATGACTATTCAACACAAGCAAGATCTTGCACAGATTCGCGCTATGGTTCCAGAGATGCGCCGAGTGAAATCCATCCACTTCATTGGTATTGGTGGCGCAGGTATGAGCGGCATTGCCGAAGTGTTGCTCAATGAAGGGTATCAAATCACCGGCTCTGATATTGCGGAAAATGCCGTTACTGAGCGCTTGGCTCAAAAAGGCGCGAAAGTGTATATCGGCCACCAAGCGACGAATGTTGCAGAGGCGAGTGTTGTTGTTGTCTCAACAGCGATCAATGAAGCGAACCCAGAAGTTAAAGCGGCGCGTGAAGCTCGCATTCCGGTTGTTCGCCGTGCAGAAATGCTGGCGGAACTGATGCGTTTTCGTCATGGTATCGCCGTCGCTGGTACGCATGGTAAAACCACCACGACAGCATTGGTGACGCAAATTTATTCAGAAGCGGGACTGGATCCAACGTTCGTGAATGGTGGTCTGGTAAAAAGTGCAGGTACCAATGCGCGTTTAGGTTCTAGCCGCATTTTGATTGCTGAAGCCGATGAAAGTGATGCGTCGTTCTTACATTTGCAACCGATGGTGTGTATTGTCACAAACATTGAAGCTGACCATATGGATACCTATGGCGGTGACTTCGAAACACTGAAGCAAACCTTCATCGACTTCTTACACAATTTGCCATTTTATGGTCAGGCGATTGTTTGTATTGATGATCCGGTGATTCGCGAGCTGATCCCGCGCATCAGTCGTCAAGTCATTACTTACGGCTTCTCGGAAGATGCCGATGTTCGCATTGAAAATTACCGTCAAGAAGGCCAGCAAGGAAAATTCACCGTGGTCCGCAAAGATTGCGAAGCGCTGGATATTACCCTGAATATTCCTGGCCGCCACAATGCATTGAATGCCGCTGCGGCCATTGCTGTTGCAACGGAAGATGAAATTGGCGATGACGCGATCCTTGCTGCCATGGTTGGTACCCAAGGTACTGGTCGCCGCTTCGAGCATCTGGGTGAGTTTGAAACAGGCAACGGAAACGTAATGCTGGTTGATGACTATGGTCATCACCCAACCGAAGTGGATGTGACCATCCAAGCTGCACGAAACGGTTGGCAAGAGAAGCGTCTCGTGATGATTTTCCAACCCCACCGTTACAGCCGTACCCGAGATCTCTACGATGATTTCGCGAACGTGCTTGAGCAGGTTGATGTGTTGGTCATGTTAGATGTGTACGCGGCGGGTGAAAAAGCGATTGCTGGAGCGGACAGTCGTTCATTGTGCCGCACGATTCGCAGTCGTGGAAAAATCGACCCTATTTTTGTTGCAGATACCCAACAACTGCCAGAGGTATTGGCGAACATTTTACAAGAAGGCGATCTGTTATTAGCACAAGGTGCGGGGGATATTGGTAAAGTCGCCCGACAATTGGCAGCACTTGAGCTAAATATCAGTAATATGAAAGCAAAATAG
- a CDS encoding cell division protein FtsQ/DivIB, whose translation MIGAAFFVLVVALIGSILYSTLSWMWDDQRLPLSKIILQGDLQYVTADDVQHAFGSITHIGTFMSQDVSVLQESVEALPWVAHASIRKQWPDTVKVFITEHRAAAIWNGNALLNQDGMVFDGDVAQLNEERVKLYGPVATGVEVLKKYREMNPEFSKLGLSISSLVLNDRRAWQIILDNGIRLELGKESLDERVARFFSLYRQLGSKADKVSYVDLRYDTGAAVGWFPEQESE comes from the coding sequence ATAATTGGCGCTGCATTTTTCGTATTGGTTGTCGCTTTAATCGGCTCAATTTTATATTCAACCTTGAGTTGGATGTGGGATGACCAACGCCTGCCTTTATCAAAGATAATTCTGCAAGGGGATTTGCAGTACGTCACAGCCGATGATGTACAGCATGCCTTTGGCAGTATTACTCATATCGGCACCTTTATGTCGCAAGACGTTTCGGTGTTGCAAGAAAGCGTGGAAGCCTTGCCTTGGGTCGCGCATGCATCCATTCGCAAGCAATGGCCAGATACGGTGAAAGTGTTTATCACAGAGCACCGTGCCGCCGCGATTTGGAATGGCAACGCATTACTCAATCAAGATGGAATGGTCTTTGATGGTGACGTCGCGCAACTGAATGAAGAGAGAGTCAAACTTTACGGGCCAGTTGCGACTGGGGTTGAGGTACTGAAAAAGTATCGAGAAATGAATCCTGAGTTTAGTAAGTTAGGCTTATCGATTTCTTCATTAGTATTAAATGACCGACGCGCTTGGCAAATCATCCTAGATAATGGTATTCGCCTTGAACTAGGCAAAGAGTCTTTGGATGAGCGAGTAGCGAGGTTTTTTTCGCTCTATCGCCAATTAGGCAGCAAAGCTGATAAGGTCAGCTATGTTGACCTCAGGTATGACACGGGAGCCGCTGTTGGCTGGTTCCCTGAGCAAGAGTCAGAATAA